The nucleotide window AACTCTTTTTCAATTTGTTCAATTCTTTCTTCATTCTTTTTATTTTTTTCCATTTTAAGAGCTTCTTTTTCAACATTTAATGTTTGAATCTCTCTTTTTATATGAGATAGTGCTGTTGGTTCACTCTCTATTTGCATTTTAAGTTCAGCTGCTGCTTCATCAATTAAATCTATTGCTTTATCTGGTAAAAATCTATCTGTAATATATCTATTTGAAAGTTTTGCCGCTGCAACTAATGCACTATCATTTATAGTTACATTATGATGAGTTTCAAGTTTTTCTTTTATACCTCTTAAAATTTGTAAAGCTTCATTTACTGTTGGTTCATCAACTTTAACTGGTTGGAACCTTCTTTGCATTGCTGCATCTTTTTCAAAATATTTTCTATACTCTTTTAGTGTTGTTGCACCTATAGTATGTAATTCACCTCTTGCAAGACTAGGTTTTAAAATATTTGCTGCATCCATACTTCCTTCACTAGCACCTGCACCAATGATTGTATGAATTTCATCAATAAATAAAATTATATTTCCAGCTTTTTTTACTTCATCAACAACTGATTTTAATCTATCTTCAAACTCTCCTCTATATTTAGCACCAGCAATTAGTGCACTCATATCAAGACTTACAACTCTTTTATTTAGTAAACTTGTTGGAACATCTTTATTTACAATCCTTTGAGCTAATCCTTCAGCAATCGCTGTTTTACCAGTTCCAGGTTCTCCTAACAAAATCGGATTATTTTTTGTTTTTCTTATTAAAATTTGCATCATTCTGTTGATTTGTTCGTCTCTTCCAATTACAGGATCAAGTTCACCATCAATAGCTTTTTTATTTAAATCTATTCCATATTTATTTAAAGCTTCTAAATTATCATCAGCACTATTACTTTCAATTGTTTTTCCAGCACGCATTGCTTCAAGTTCTTTTTTTGCTTCTCTTAAATCTATGTATTTTCCTAAAATCTCTTTCATTATTGGTAAATCAAAATTTGATATAAGCCAAGTATCAATAGCTATAAATTTATCACCATTACTTGCCATTTGACCTTCTGCTTTTTGTAAACTTGAAAGTAAATTTCTAGATAATTTTATATTCTCTTTTGTTACACTGCTTACACTTGGAAGTTTTTGCGCATTTGATTTTGCTTCAAGTTCAATTGCTGCTTTATTAACATTCATTTTATTTAATAATTGATTTAATACAGAATTTGTGTTTGTCAATAAAGCCCAAAGTAGATGAACAACTTCTACTTCTTGATTTTTATTATGTAATGCAAGGGCAACACTTGAATCTATCGTTTCTTGCATTTGATTCGTCATTTTTTCAAAAATATTATTACTCATTTAGCACTCCTTAAGTTTAACTGCTAATAAAATTATACAACTTTAGTCTTTCTTTGTCAAGTTATATATGAAAATCCAAATTATATTTTTCATTTATTGGAATTTCTAAGATAACCATACAACCTTTATATACTTCATCATTCTTTATAAAATCCATATTCTTAATATCTATTCCTCCTTTCATATGCTCAACAATAATTTGATGAGACATATATAATCCTATTCCAGTTCCTTGAGATTTGTGTTTTGTAGTAAAATAAGGTTCAAAAACTTTTGATATCACTTCATCTTCTAGTCCACCACCATTATCAGATATTTCTACAAAACATTTTTTATTTTTTATATAAGTATTTATATCAATAAATCTTTTATTTTTATCTTGATTTAATAAAGCATCTTTTGAATTATTTAAAATATTTATTATTACTTGTAAAAATTCATTTGGATAACCATTTATTATTAAATTTTCAATATTTTTTGTTTCAATTTTTATATTATGATTTTCAATACTCGATTTCAAAAGGTTTAATACTTTATTAATACTTTTATTTACACAATAATTTTCAATATTTTTATCAGCTTTAAAAAAATTTCTAAAATCATCTATCGTTTTAGAAAGATACTGTGTATTATCAACTATTAAATTCAAAGATTCCACCAATCTTTCATCACTAATAGTTTTATTGAACTCTTTTTCAAATTTGATTCCACTTGCACAAGTACTTATCAAACTTAAAGGTTGTCGCCATTGATGAGCAATATTTTCTATCATTTCACCCATTGCAGCCATTTTTGATTGTTGAGAAAGTAATTTGTCTTTATCTTTTAACTCTGTAATATCTATCAAAGTTGATAGTTTAACAACTCTACCATTTAATTTTAAAAATTTTCCTTGTCCTAGACAAGTAAATTTTTGATTATTTATAACTATTTCAAATTCATATGGTAAAGTATTTTTTACATAATTTTTTATTAATAATTCTTTATAATTTTCATCAACAAACTCTAAAAGATTTTTACCTAATAATTCATCTTTATTATTTAATTGTAAAAATTTAATTGCCACATTATTTGCATCTACACAAATTCCTTTATCATGAATTATCATAATTTCCATAGTTGAATTAAATAAAGATTTAAAACTATCTAACGAAGCTTCTAAAGACTCTTCTCTTTTATCAATCTCTATTTTCATTTTATTAAAACTATTTAATAATAAATTAAATTCATTGTAATATGAATCTTTGATATTAATATCATAATTTCCATTTGAAATATTTGTTGTAGTTTTTTGTAATTCATCAAAAGAGTTAAAAATTCTTTTTGAAATTTTTAATGATAAACTAATAGCTAATAAAATGAATATCAACATACTCAAAAACATTACCAAAACAATGCCAGATAAAGACTTCAATATCAAATCATAACTCTCACTTACAACTATTTTCCAATCTGTTTTTTCTATAGTTGTATATGTTCCATATAAATTTTCATTATTAAGACTACTATTAAATATTGTAAAATAATATGATGGCAATTTATCTATTAATTTTGTAAATACTTCTTTTGTTTTTTCATTAAATCTTTGTAACACTAAATCTGGGTTATTCGGATTTAAAACTAAAATTCCATTTTCATCAAATATTTTTACCATATGAGTATCATTTTGATTTTTAAATCTTGAAATAAATTCAGAAATTTCTTTTAATCTTATCATCAATACAACAACTTTATTATCAAATTTAAAACTATAAGAAATTGCTGGTTCTTCATCAACTGTTGATAAAAAAACATTAGACCAATAATCACTTTTTCCTTTTTTCAAGCCAAGAAAGTAGTTCTGTTTTGAATAATCAAATCCTTTATAAATATTTAAATTCGTTGTTGCATAAAAATCTTTAATTACACCACTATCATCTAAAACTAAAATACTTGAAATATTTGTATTTGTTTCAACTATATTTTTTAAAAGACTGTTATTATCTTTATAATTGTTTTTTATATACAATGATATATTATAAATTTGAGTTAAAAATTTTTTTACTTCTGATTCAATTTGAAATAAAATCTGTTTTTGATTATGTTCTATTATCGTAAGTTTTGAAAAATAAAAATTTATTATTGAAAGTAAACTAATAGCAATAGTTATAAAAATAGAAAAAGATATTAAAATATTTTGAATATGCTTTTTTAAGCTTATCTCTTTTTTCATTTTATTTTTTCAAACTTTCCATTAATTATTTTATAAGTATTAAATTCTCTTACAACATCACCAAATTCATCAAAAGTTATAGTATTTTGAAGTCCATTAAACTCTTTTTTTAATAAAATATTTTTTTTAAGTTCTGTTTCATTTCCCATTTTTAGAAGTTCAATAATTATTTTGGCTAATTCATATCCCTTAACCGCGTACATCGAAGGAAAAGTTTTATATTTATTCTCAAAATTATTAACAAATTTTACGAACTCATCTTTTTTTGAGTTTTCATCATAATCGATATTAAAAATTATTCCTTCACTATATTTACCACTATTTTCTATAAATGTAGAAGTCATTGCCCATTCAGATGAAGCAATTTGAGTAAAAATTCCATTTATTCTTAAATATTGTACTACTCTTGCTGCATCTACTGAATTTGCACAAATAAGTAATAAATCTGGATTTTTTTCTTTTATATCTTTTAATAAAAAATCTAAATTTCCTATCTTTGAATACTGTATAAACTTCTTTCCTCCATGAAGTAAAAAACTTTTTTCAAAATTTTCTAAATAATCTTTTGTATATGTTACATTTTCAGGATCATAAATTCCATAAATTTTTTTAAAACCTGAATCTTTTATATATGTTGCAAAACTTGAAAATCTTTGTTCATTATTTGCTACATGAACTCTAAAAAACTGGTCATCAATTCCTGAAAATTCATTACTTGCTGAAGCTGCTGAAATCATAAACATATCTTTATGTTCATTGATTATTGACATTGAAATTTTTGTCATACTACTTGTTACATTTCCTATGACTATTTTTATTCCTTGATTTATAAAATCATTTACGATTTTTTTATTTACTTCTATATCTTTTTTATCATCTTTAAAAATAAGTTCTATTTCTTTTCCATTTATTTTGTAATTTTCTTCTTCAAAAGCTAAAATAATTCCATTCATCATTGCATTTCCTAAAACAGAATATTTTGCAGTTAGAGCTCCTACAAATCCAATTTTTATCACATCTTCTTTTTTATAAAAATAACTATATGATATCGTTATTATAAAAAGGAATAAAGTAAATATGATTAGAAAATAACTTTTTTTCATCTTATTTCCAGATAATATAATATTAAAAAACATTATATAGTTTTTTCTTATAGAATGTTATAATAAATCAAATTTAATAAGGATTTTTAATATGTTATGTGGCATTGATGAAGCAGGACGCGGACCAATTGCGGGTCCTTTAGTAGTTGCAGGTGCAATACTTCTTGAAAATATTGAAGGATTAAATGATTCAAAAGTTTTAACTGAAAAAAAAAGAGAAAAACTTTTTGAAGAAATAATTGAAAAATCAAAATATCATATAGTCTTTAGTGATGCTAAAATGATTGATGAAAAAGGAATTAGTTATTGTTTAAAAAATTCAATTCTTGAAATTATGGAAAAATTAAAAGAATTTAGCAATGAATTTTTAATGGATGGAAATACTTCTTTTGGAATTACAACTTTACAACACAAAATAAAAGCTGATGCAACAATAAAAGAAGTAAGTGCAGCTTCAATTTTAGCAAAAGTAAGCCGAGATAGATTTATGGATGATATTTCATCACTCTATCCAAATTATGATTTTCATAAACATAAAGGTTATGGAACAAAAGCTCATATTGAAGCAATTAAAAAATTTGGAAAAAGCGATATTCATAGAATCAGTTTTAAACTAAAAGCTTTAGGTGAAGTTGAAATAGGTATTCAAAAAAGTCTATTTTAGACTATTTTGAAACTTCTCCTATATGTTTTTCAACTGATTCTATTTTTGTTTTAAGTCTATTTTCATGACCTTTTCTAATATCAAATTTAAGTGTTGCATATACTCTATTACAACCTAATTCTTCCAATTTTGAATAACATTTTTCTACTAATTCTAAAGCCTCTTTTAAAGTATTTGTTTCAATAATAGTTGCCATAGCTGTTAACTGATAATTTGCTCCACTATCTCTTACTATTCTTATTACTTCAGCAACTTCTTTACTTTTACTTTCACTTTTATCTGTAGGGAACATAGACATTTCCATTAAAATACTCATTTTAATTACCTTTGATTTTTTATTTTATCTTACATAAAAAAGATAAAAAGCTTAATAAATAAACAAATAATAATTTTTTATTATCTATTTTTTAATCATAATTAAAAATAATTTTGATAACATATATTATAATTAAAAAAATAAGGATTGAAATGCAGTTAGACGTATCTGAAGAAGTTATATTATCTCAATTAGGTTATTCAAAAAGTGAAGCTTCATTGAAACAAGCTGAAAAAATGATTGAATCTACAACAAATTTTGACAAGTTTGCAAAACATATTTTAACATTAAATGATCATTTAAAAAAAATGAACGCTTATGTTGGATTATCAAATAAAACAAATTATTTAAAAATTAAATGTGATGAAAATGACTCTGAAGAGATTTTACAAGAGTTTCATGATGAAGTTTCACATTGGGCTAATAAATACAATGTAAAACTTCAAAGATTAGATAATAAACCTATATACTATATTTTAGGAACTATCTAAAATATTTTTTTATAACTATGACAATAAGGCATCTTTTGATGTCTTTCATAGTAATTTTGATGATATTCTTCTGCTTCATAAAAAGTTGTATAAGGATAAACAGAAGTAGCTACTTTAAACCCTTTATTTTCTAGTTCACAAATTAAATTTTCACTAATATCTTTTTGTTTCTCATCTAAATAAAAAATTGCTGATAAATATTGACTTCCAATATCTGGACCTTGTCCATTAGTTTGAGTAAAATCATGTATTTCAAAAAACAACTTAGCTAATTCCTCAAAACTTACAATTGTTTCATCATAAGTTATTTCTACTGCTTCTAAATGTCCTGAAAAACCACTACAAACTATTTCATAAGTTGGATTAGGAATACTTCCACCCATATAACCAGAAATTGCACTAATTACACCCTTTAATTTTTCAAAATGATACTCTACTCCCCAAAAACAACCTGCTGCGAAATATGCTTTATTTATCATATTAACTCCTATTTTTATATTTTATTCTAACAAAACTTTTTTTAGTTTATTCTATTGACTTGCGTTATTTATTTAAATATACTACGTAATTCATTTACTTACTATTTACATTTTTCACATCAATATAATAAGTAAAGGAATAAAATGGAACCAAATAATGTATTCATTAATTTAAAACACGAAACAATCACAGATATAAAAAGTTTTAGTAACTGTGATCCTACACAAAAATTTAATGCTGATGGTGTAAAACCTATCATGATTGATTTTATCTATCCAGAAGTACCATTTCCTCCAAAAACAATTTTTAAAGAGTTTGGAGAAGAAAATATAAAAAAAATGGTTTTTCATCATCATAATCTATTAAAAAAAAGTTCTATTGGTCATCTTTTTTCTCAAAATGATGAAATGTTTGAAATTGTAACAAATAGAACAGCGGAATTTTTCATGGAAGCTTTAGGAGCACCAGAAAGATATACTTCACAATATGGACATCCTCATCTTCGATCAAGACATTTTCCATTTTCTATAGATGAACAAGCAAGAGATATATGGTTAATGTTTTATAAAAAAACATTAAAAGAAGTGAATTTTCCAAAAGTATATATTAAAGAATTTTGGGAATGGATTGAATCTTTATCTTTAAGAATGATAAATCGAAGAACTATGATGGAAGCACCTAAAAGATACCCTTATAAAGATATTGCTCATGAATTTGAAAAAGGAGAGAAAGATGAAAACTAAATTTTTATTTCTATTATTTATAATATTTAATATCTCTTTGTATTCAAAAACTATTGTAGATATGAGTAATACAAAGGTTGAAGTTCCAAATAAAATAGAAAGAATATTTGGTTCAGCACCGCCTACAACATTTTTAGTTGCATTATATAATCCAAATTTATTAGTTGGATTAAATTTTCCAGCAATTAATGAAAACAATATTGCAGATGAAAAATATTTAGGAAAATATTTTATGAATCTTCCTGTTATTGGTGGTTGGCATGGAAATCAAAAAGGTGCAAATTTAGAAAAACTTTTAAGTTTAAATACTCAAATTATTTTGGCTTGGCAAAATAACTTTTTATTCCAAAAAGTCGAAAATAGCCTTGGAAAAATTGATATTCCAATTGTTATGATTGATGCAGATAATTTACCTAAAACACCCCAAACTTTTAGATTTTTAGGAGAATTACTTGATAATCAAAAAAGAGGTGAAGAGTTAGCAAGTTATGCAGAAGAGACTTTAAATTATATTGAAGAAATGACAAAAAATATTTCAAAAGACAAAGAAGTAAGCTTTTATTATGCTCAAGGACACAATGGTTTACAAAGTGATTGTCAAGATTCTTTTCATACAACACAATTTAGATTTATTAAAGCAAAAAATATTTTTGAATGTGTACAAAAAAATATTGTTGGAATGGAAAATTTAAGTTTTGAAACTATTTTAAAAGCAAATCCAGAATATATTATTGTTCAATCTCCCCAATTTTATAAACAAATTTTTACAGATACCAACTGGCAAATGCTAGATGCAGTAAAACAAAAAAAAGTATATTTAGTACCAAGAGTTCCATTTAATTGGATTGATAGACCACCCTCTTTTATGAGATTACTAGGTATTCACTGGTTAAGTTCTATTATGTATAAAGATTATTATAAAAAAGATATAAAAGAAGAAATTAAAAAGTTTTATAAACTTTTCTTTAATTTTGATTTAGATGAAAAAACTTTAGAAAATATTTCAAAAGGTGCTTTATAAAATTCAGAAAATGATATTTTTTATACAGGTTTTATGTTGTTTTAATTGACTTTTTTTTCGTTGTATATTACTATAAACAGCGAAAAATGTATCTAGTTTGAAAATGAAAAGATTTTTTATAGCTTTTTATAATAAATCTTAAATAGATTAAAAAAACAGAATCAGGGGGAAAAAGATTGTTATTTAATTTTAAATATAATAAATATTTTGGTGAATACTTACGATGAAAGCTATTATAGTATTATTTATAATTCTTATTATACTTTCAGTATTTTCACTAACTTTAGGACAATATGATTTATCAATAAAACAAATTGTTCAATTTTTATTGTACAAATTGGGATTTGAAAATATACCAAATTCCCAATTGATACAAAACATAATTGTAGAAATACGATTTCCAAGAATAGTTGGTGCTATTTTAATAGGTGCATCTTTAGCAATTTCAGGAGTTGCATTTCAATCAATGTTTAGAAATCCTTTGGTATCTCCTGGTATTTTAGGAGTATTATCAGGAGCTTCTTTTGGAGCAGCTTTAGGAATGATTTTTTTTAAAGATTTTCTTTTCATTCAAGCTTCTTCTTTCATTTTTGGAATTTTAGCAGTTTTTATTGCTTTGTTTATTTCAATGTTTAATAAACAAAATCAAATAATTTTACTGATTTTAGGTGGAGTAGTAAGTTCTGCTTTTTTTAGCTCACTTTTATCAATTACAAAATATATGGCTGACCCTTATGACCAACTTCCTGCGATAGTTTATTGGCTTATGGGAAGTTTAGCTTTAATTGATAAACATACTATTTATATAGTAACTATTCCTATATTACTTGGGATTTTTTTAATGATATTTTTATCAAAATATTTAAATATTTTAAGTCTTGGTGATGAAGAAGCAAGAAGTTTAGGAATAAATGTAAAACTTATTCGTTTTGTCATTATTTTAATTGCAACATTTATAAGTGCATTTACTGTTGTACTTGCTGGAATGATTGGTTGGGTTGGACTTGTAATTCCTCATATTGCAAGATTATTATTTGGTTCAAATAATATGATTATTGTACCAATTAGTGCCCTACTTGGTGGAATTTATCTTTTAATCATTGATAATATTTCAAGAACTTTATTTAGTGTGGAAATTCCTATAGGAATTTTAACTTCGCTTATTGGTATTCCATTTTTTGCATATGCTTTAAAAAATGTAAAAAAAGGATGGGCTTAATGTTTAAAGTTGAGAATTTAAAATTTTCTTATGGTAAAAAAGAGATTCTAAAAGGAGTTAATTTTGAGATTAATTCTAGTGATATTATCTCAATTTTAGGTCCAAATGGTTGTGGGAAAACAACTTTATTAAAAATCTTATTAGGTTTTTTAAAACCAAATTCTGGAGAAGTTTATTTTGAAAATAGACCAATAAGAGAAATAAAAATAAAAGAATTTTGCCAAAAAGTTGCTTACATTCCTCAAATTCACAATGGTGCATTTGGCTACTTAGTAAAAGATGTAGTTTTAATGGGAAGAATGCCTTATAAATCACTCTTTTCTAATTTTAATAAAGAAGATAAAAAGATTGCTTTAGAAGCTTTGGAAATAATGGGGATTGCCAACTTAAAAGATGAAATATATACAACTTTAAGTGGTGGGCAAAAACAGTTGATTTTAATAGCAAGAGCTATCGCTCAACAAGCAGATATATTTATTATGGACGAGCCTGTTAATGGTTTAGATTTTGGAAATCAATATAAACTACTAAATAAAATAAAAGAGTTATCTAAAAAAGATTTAACTTTTATAAAAACAAGTCACCATCCAGACCATGTTTTTTTTGCTTCAAATGAAGCAATATTTTTAAATGAAGGAAAAATTTTAGAAAAAGGTAAACCAATAGATATTATCAATGAAGAAAATATTGAAAAAGTTTACAATTTAAAATCAAAAATTGAACATTTGCATGATAGAAAAATTTGTATGGCTATTTAAAAAATTTTAAATAGCGTTATATATAAATATATATAAAGAAACATAGAAAATAAAAGGAAAAATATGAAAATAAAATTATCATTAATCACTATTCAAATGTGTGCTTTTGTTGCTTTTGCAGCACAAAATACAAAGATTGAAGAGATTAAAATCAAGGATTCTACACTATTAGAAGAATCACTAAGTAGTTCAAAATCAACTATTAATGTTGAAGAAAAAGTTGTTAGTTCAATGAATGATGCTTTAGATAAAGAGTTTTATGTTGAGTTTAAAAAATCAAGTTCTTATGCATCAGAACCATATATAAGAGGTAGAGGAAATAAAGGTGTTCCTGTTTTTATAGAAGGTATGAGATTAAATGCAGGACATGATGATTCAACAAATTTATTTAGTATGACTGATGTATCTGAAATTGAAGTTTATAGAGGTGCAAATGGTGCAAAACTAGGTATGGGAGCTATGAGTGGAGCTGTTGTTGTAAAATACAAAGAACCTGAATTTAACTCAACACAAGATTTTAAAGTATCTGGATTTTTAAATGGAAAATATGAATTTTTATCAAATGATGGTTATACAAGCTCAATAGGTACTAGTTTATATAACAACTTAATCAACGTTTCATTAAGTGCAGGAATGAGTGATTTTGATAATTATGAAGATGGAAATTCAGATGAGATATTACACTCTGAATATGAAACGCAAAATTATAATGGAAGTTTTGCAATAAAAACAGGAGATGATAGTTATATCTACACAAGATATACAAAAGATAAAGCAGATTCACAAGATCCATATACAAGATGGTTTAATGTTACAAATGGATTTTGGACATATACAGATAGACCAAATGATGAAGCAAAAACTTATTTTATAGGTTATAGAGAGGATGAAATTGCTGGTGGTTTTACTAATTTTGATGTTCAATATTTTAATAATAGATCTCATTATGATTTAAATACAAAAAGAGAAGCTACTATATCTGAACAACAAGAATTATTTAGAAATAGCACAACAGAAGGAATCAAAATTTCTGTTGATAAAGAGTTAGGAAATCACTATTTAAGTCTTGCAGGAACTTACTCTGATATGGATATTACAAATGGAGTAAGAAGTTACAACTACAATACTAAAACTTGGGGTAGTTGGATGAGTGCATTTGGAATAACTGGTGGTGGAATAGAGACTTATAATCTATCTTTAGCAGATGATATTCATTATGACAAATTATTTTTTAACTTAGCTGCTGGTTATGAATATGCTAAAAGAGATGTAACTTCTAATATAAATACAAATAAATATATCAATGATGGACTAATTCCAACTGCACTTTTAGGTGAAATTGTAAAAGAAAATACAAATGAGAAAGACAACTTAGTATCTCTTAGTGCAACTGTTGGTTATGAAGTTTCAACTGCGTTTATACCTTATTTGAAATTATCAAATGCAACAAGAACCCCTTATTTCAATGAACAATATGGAAATAATCCAAGTAATGGTTCTCAAATACCAAATCAAGATTTAGAGAATGAAAAAGTATATGGTATTGATATTGGAGCTGATGGTCAAATTGGTAAGGCTTATTATACGAGTGCTTTATATTATCAAGAATATA belongs to Arcobacter defluvii and includes:
- a CDS encoding ribonuclease HII; this encodes MLCGIDEAGRGPIAGPLVVAGAILLENIEGLNDSKVLTEKKREKLFEEIIEKSKYHIVFSDAKMIDEKGISYCLKNSILEIMEKLKEFSNEFLMDGNTSFGITTLQHKIKADATIKEVSAASILAKVSRDRFMDDISSLYPNYDFHKHKGYGTKAHIEAIKKFGKSDIHRISFKLKALGEVEIGIQKSLF
- a CDS encoding globin, with product MEPNNVFINLKHETITDIKSFSNCDPTQKFNADGVKPIMIDFIYPEVPFPPKTIFKEFGEENIKKMVFHHHNLLKKSSIGHLFSQNDEMFEIVTNRTAEFFMEALGAPERYTSQYGHPHLRSRHFPFSIDEQARDIWLMFYKKTLKEVNFPKVYIKEFWEWIESLSLRMINRRTMMEAPKRYPYKDIAHEFEKGEKDEN
- a CDS encoding ABC transporter substrate-binding protein — protein: MKKSYFLIIFTLFLFIITISYSYFYKKEDVIKIGFVGALTAKYSVLGNAMMNGIILAFEEENYKINGKEIELIFKDDKKDIEVNKKIVNDFINQGIKIVIGNVTSSMTKISMSIINEHKDMFMISAASASNEFSGIDDQFFRVHVANNEQRFSSFATYIKDSGFKKIYGIYDPENVTYTKDYLENFEKSFLLHGGKKFIQYSKIGNLDFLLKDIKEKNPDLLLICANSVDAARVVQYLRINGIFTQIASSEWAMTSTFIENSGKYSEGIIFNIDYDENSKKDEFVKFVNNFENKYKTFPSMYAVKGYELAKIIIELLKMGNETELKKNILLKKEFNGLQNTITFDEFGDVVREFNTYKIINGKFEKIK
- a CDS encoding ATP-dependent Clp protease ATP-binding subunit encodes the protein MSNNIFEKMTNQMQETIDSSVALALHNKNQEVEVVHLLWALLTNTNSVLNQLLNKMNVNKAAIELEAKSNAQKLPSVSSVTKENIKLSRNLLSSLQKAEGQMASNGDKFIAIDTWLISNFDLPIMKEILGKYIDLREAKKELEAMRAGKTIESNSADDNLEALNKYGIDLNKKAIDGELDPVIGRDEQINRMMQILIRKTKNNPILLGEPGTGKTAIAEGLAQRIVNKDVPTSLLNKRVVSLDMSALIAGAKYRGEFEDRLKSVVDEVKKAGNIILFIDEIHTIIGAGASEGSMDAANILKPSLARGELHTIGATTLKEYRKYFEKDAAMQRRFQPVKVDEPTVNEALQILRGIKEKLETHHNVTINDSALVAAAKLSNRYITDRFLPDKAIDLIDEAAAELKMQIESEPTALSHIKREIQTLNVEKEALKMEKNKKNEERIEQIEKELANKNEEKQSLEAQFENEKQTFNATSELKTKIEELKTKANIAKRESKFDEAARIEYGEIPALEAKIKENAEKWDRMQKEGTLLRNSVDEEAIASIVSRWTGIPVNKMMDSEKQKVLKVEEVLKQDVIGQDEAIKAISRAIKRNKAGLSETSRPIGSFLFLGPTGVGKTESAKTLAKFLFDDPKSLIRFDMSEYMEKHAVSRLVGAAPGYVGYEEGGQLTEAVRRKPYSVILFDEVEKAHPDVFNILLQVLDDGRLTDNKGVTVDFKNTIIILTSNIGSARIIEISDKEERRKAVLDELKSHFRPEFLNRLDDIVIFEQLNLSAITNIVDILFNNIKKKVEEKDIKISLTQNAKEYIAKIGFDPVYGARPLKRAIYEIVEDKLADLILEDKIGEGSSVEFDVKDDEVLVNIA
- a CDS encoding PAS domain-containing sensor histidine kinase, with the protein product MKKEISLKKHIQNILISFSIFITIAISLLSIINFYFSKLTIIEHNQKQILFQIESEVKKFLTQIYNISLYIKNNYKDNNSLLKNIVETNTNISSILVLDDSGVIKDFYATTNLNIYKGFDYSKQNYFLGLKKGKSDYWSNVFLSTVDEEPAISYSFKFDNKVVVLMIRLKEISEFISRFKNQNDTHMVKIFDENGILVLNPNNPDLVLQRFNEKTKEVFTKLIDKLPSYYFTIFNSSLNNENLYGTYTTIEKTDWKIVVSESYDLILKSLSGIVLVMFLSMLIFILLAISLSLKISKRIFNSFDELQKTTTNISNGNYDINIKDSYYNEFNLLLNSFNKMKIEIDKREESLEASLDSFKSLFNSTMEIMIIHDKGICVDANNVAIKFLQLNNKDELLGKNLLEFVDENYKELLIKNYVKNTLPYEFEIVINNQKFTCLGQGKFLKLNGRVVKLSTLIDITELKDKDKLLSQQSKMAAMGEMIENIAHQWRQPLSLISTCASGIKFEKEFNKTISDERLVESLNLIVDNTQYLSKTIDDFRNFFKADKNIENYCVNKSINKVLNLLKSSIENHNIKIETKNIENLIINGYPNEFLQVIINILNNSKDALLNQDKNKRFIDINTYIKNKKCFVEISDNGGGLEDEVISKVFEPYFTTKHKSQGTGIGLYMSHQIIVEHMKGGIDIKNMDFIKNDEVYKGCMVILEIPINEKYNLDFHI
- a CDS encoding FecCD family ABC transporter permease, with protein sequence MKAIIVLFIILIILSVFSLTLGQYDLSIKQIVQFLLYKLGFENIPNSQLIQNIIVEIRFPRIVGAILIGASLAISGVAFQSMFRNPLVSPGILGVLSGASFGAALGMIFFKDFLFIQASSFIFGILAVFIALFISMFNKQNQIILLILGGVVSSAFFSSLLSITKYMADPYDQLPAIVYWLMGSLALIDKHTIYIVTIPILLGIFLMIFLSKYLNILSLGDEEARSLGINVKLIRFVIILIATFISAFTVVLAGMIGWVGLVIPHIARLLFGSNNMIIVPISALLGGIYLLIIDNISRTLFSVEIPIGILTSLIGIPFFAYALKNVKKGWA
- a CDS encoding MTH1187 family thiamine-binding protein, translating into MSILMEMSMFPTDKSESKSKEVAEVIRIVRDSGANYQLTAMATIIETNTLKEALELVEKCYSKLEELGCNRVYATLKFDIRKGHENRLKTKIESVEKHIGEVSK
- the msrA gene encoding peptide-methionine (S)-S-oxide reductase MsrA: MINKAYFAAGCFWGVEYHFEKLKGVISAISGYMGGSIPNPTYEIVCSGFSGHLEAVEITYDETIVSFEELAKLFFEIHDFTQTNGQGPDIGSQYLSAIFYLDEKQKDISENLICELENKGFKVATSVYPYTTFYEAEEYHQNYYERHQKMPYCHSYKKIF
- a CDS encoding ABC transporter substrate-binding protein; the encoded protein is MKTKFLFLLFIIFNISLYSKTIVDMSNTKVEVPNKIERIFGSAPPTTFLVALYNPNLLVGLNFPAINENNIADEKYLGKYFMNLPVIGGWHGNQKGANLEKLLSLNTQIILAWQNNFLFQKVENSLGKIDIPIVMIDADNLPKTPQTFRFLGELLDNQKRGEELASYAEETLNYIEEMTKNISKDKEVSFYYAQGHNGLQSDCQDSFHTTQFRFIKAKNIFECVQKNIVGMENLSFETILKANPEYIIVQSPQFYKQIFTDTNWQMLDAVKQKKVYLVPRVPFNWIDRPPSFMRLLGIHWLSSIMYKDYYKKDIKEEIKKFYKLFFNFDLDEKTLENISKGAL